Part of the Polyangiaceae bacterium genome, AGGGCGAGCTCTGCCGGGTCGTAGCCGACGACGTCGGCGTGCTGCGCCGAGCCGGCTTCGAAGCGGGCTTCGAGTGGAGGGAGAGCGCGGACAAGGACCCGGCGCGGGCGTGGGAGCTCGGCGAGAGCGGCGCGCTCTTGGTCGCGCGCCTGCGCGCGGTACCTACGGCCTGCCGGGGCGCGGCCTGGGCGAGCTCGGAGCAGAGCCGCGCACCTCGCGTGTTCACGCCCGACGAGCACGATCCGCTGCTGGCCGCCCGCGCGCTCGGGAGCTTTCGCCAGCTCCCCGATCACATCGCCATCCAGGAGGGTTACTCGGAGCCGGCCGAGCCGCCACGACCCGGCGGACCCTGGGATCAGTACGAAGGTGCAACGCCCACGACGCGGATGTTCCGCGAGGCGGCCAGCGGCAGGAGGCTCGTCCTGGTGAGCGCAGCGGCCGGCGCCGGTTGCGGCGACTTCGGGGCGAGCCTCTGGGCCCTGTTCGAAGCCCGCCGGTCCGGGCTCGTGGTCCGCGCGGTGGGCCAGGACGAGACCCCGCCCCGCGATGTCCTGGACGCCGACGGCGACGGCGGCCTCGAGCTCTTCTCCGGTCTCCACGCGAGCTTCGTCGCCAACGGAGAGCGCGTCCACGTCGACGCCTCGGTCCCCTTCAACGGCTGTGGCTGCTGATGGCCTGTCGCAAAATCGCCGGGCGAACGCCGGCGAAGCCGGCCCGCGTGGGGTGGGGCCCCAAAGAATTCACTTCTTTGGGGCGGGGAGGCGCGTGCCTCCCCGATGAAAAGGTGAAAGAGCTGGCGCACTTTCGACAGCTCTTGAGGGGTTGCCTCGGGCTTCGGGGCGAATAGAGTTCGCGGCGCCATGTCCGCGCTCACCTCGCTTCGCGCGCTCCTGCCCGCTGGACTCGCGGCGTGGTTGCTCGTGCCGAGCTGCAAGCCGAGTCAGGCCTCGTCCGAAGCAGCGGCCTCGGCTGCGAGCAGCGCGAGCGCAACGCCGGTCGCGCTCGTGATGCCGGACGCGGCTCCCGCCGAGCCCGCCGAGGCCGGCACGCAGGCGGCCAACGATCCCCCGAAGGCGCGCACGGACGGCTGCCGAGACGGCATGGTTCGCGTCGAAGGCGACTACTGCCCCGGCGTCATGCAGGACTGCATCGAGCACCACCCCGAATACAAGGCACGCAGAGGAGAGAAGACAGTCAGCGAGCGGTGCATGAAGTACAAGCAGCCCTCGACCTGCGTCTCGAAGGAGCGCAAACGCCTGTCCTTCTGCATCGATCGGTACGAGTGGCCAAACCAGGTCGGCGAGCTGCCCAGGGTGCTCACCTCCTGGCTCGAGGCCAAGGCGCTGTGCGAGAAGGCCGGCAAGCGCCTGTGTACGGAGGACGAGTTCAACTTCGCCTGCGAAGGGCCGGAGATGCTGCCCTACGCCACCGGGTACGACCGCGAGCCCGAGAAGTGCAACATCGACAAGCCCTACGTGCAGCCGGATCAGTCGCGGCAGATGGCCACCTACGACAAGTGCCCCGACAACGAGTTCTGCAAGTCGGAGATGAAGCGCCTGGACCAGCGGCACGCCATCGGCTCACGGCACAGCTGCGTGTCCTGGGCCGGCGTCGTGGACATCAACGGCAACGTCAACGAGTGGGTGGAGCTCCCCGGCGAGAAGCACCCCAACCGGAGCGGGCTGAAGGGCGGCTGGTGGGGCCCGGTGCGCAGCCGCTGCCGGCCGACCGTGACCTTCCACAAGGAATTCGACTACGGCTACGAGGCGGGCTTCCGCTGCTGCACCGACGCCTCGGACTCGAAGCAATCCGACGCCGGCTGAGGCATACTGGGCGGCCATGCCGGACCCGCGCATCGCCGAGGCCGTAATCCATGCGGCGGACCTCGCTGGCATCGGAGTCACGGCGTTCATCCCCAACACCGACGGCGGCTCCAGCGTCTTCGTCAGCGAGCGCGCCGCTGCCATCATGGGGTACTCCGTGGAAGAGCTGCGCGACCTGCCGCCGCTCGCGACCGTCGCACCGGAGCGGAGCGAGCAGACGGCGAGCTTGCTCAGCGACTGGCTCGAGCGAGGCCTGCGCTCCGGCGTGGTCGAGACCGTGCTCGCCAAGAAGAACGGCGAGCGGGTCCCGGTCGAGGTCGCGTTCACTTCGATCGATCTCGACGGGCAGGCCGCAGCCGTCACCTTCATCTTCGAGCTGAGCCAGCGCCGGCGTGCCGAAGCGGACCTCCGCCGCTCGGAGGCTCGCTTTCGAGAG contains:
- a CDS encoding SUMF1/EgtB/PvdO family nonheme iron enzyme, yielding MSALTSLRALLPAGLAAWLLVPSCKPSQASSEAAASAASSASATPVALVMPDAAPAEPAEAGTQAANDPPKARTDGCRDGMVRVEGDYCPGVMQDCIEHHPEYKARRGEKTVSERCMKYKQPSTCVSKERKRLSFCIDRYEWPNQVGELPRVLTSWLEAKALCEKAGKRLCTEDEFNFACEGPEMLPYATGYDREPEKCNIDKPYVQPDQSRQMATYDKCPDNEFCKSEMKRLDQRHAIGSRHSCVSWAGVVDINGNVNEWVELPGEKHPNRSGLKGGWWGPVRSRCRPTVTFHKEFDYGYEAGFRCCTDASDSKQSDAG